The Neomonachus schauinslandi chromosome 4, ASM220157v2, whole genome shotgun sequence genome includes a region encoding these proteins:
- the LOC110578603 gene encoding thioredoxin-interacting protein, producing MVMFKKIKSFEVVFNDPEKVYGSGEKVAGRVIVEVCEVARVKAVRILACGVAKVLWMQGSQQCKQTSEYLRYEDTLLLEDQPTGENEMVIMRPGNKYEYKFGFELPQGPLGTSFKGKYGRVDYWVKAFLDRPSQPTQETKKIFEVMDLVDVNTPDLMAPVSAKKEKKVSCMFIPDGQVSVSARIDRKGFCEGDEISIHADFENTCSRIVVPKAAIVARHTYLANGQTKVLTQKLSSVRGNHIISGTCASWRGKSLRVQKIRPSILGCNILRVEYSLLIYVSVPGSKKVILDLPLVIGSRSGLSSRTSSMASRTSSEMSWIDLNIPDTPEAPPCYMDIIPEDHRLESPTTPLLDDADGSQDSPIFMYAPEFKFMPPPTYTEVDPCILNNNVQ from the exons ATGGTGATGTTCAAGAAGATCAAATCTTTTGAGGTGGTCTTTAACGACCCTGAAAAGGTGTACGGCAGTGGGGAGAAGGTGGCCGGCCGGGTGATAGTGGAGGTGTGCGAAGTCGCTCGAGTCAAAGCTGTCAGAATCCTGGCTTGCGGAGTGGCCAAAGTCCTGTGGATGCAGGGATCCCAGCAGTGCAAACAGACCTCCGAGTACCTGCGCTACGAAGACACGCTTCTCCTGGAAGACCAGCCAACAG gtGAGAATGAGATGGTGATCATGAGACCTGGAAACAAATATGAGTACAAATTCGGCTTTGAGCTTCCTCAGGG GCCTTTGGGAACATCCTTCAAAGGAAAATATGGGCGTGTAGACTACTGGGTGAAGGCTTTTCTTGATCGCCCCAGCCAGCCAACTCAAGAGACCAAGAAAATCTTCGAAGTGATGGATTTAGTGGATGTCAATACTCCTGATTTAATG gcCCCTGTGTCTgctaaaaaggagaagaaagtttCCTGCATGTTCATTCCGGATGGACAAGTGTCTGTCTCTGCCCGAATTGACAGAAAAGGATTCTGTGAAG GTGATGAGATTTCCATCCATGCTGACTTTGAGAATACATGTTCCCGAATCGTGGTTCCCAAAGCTGCCATAGTAGCCCGCCACACTTACCTTGCCAATGGCCAAACCAAGGTGCTGACGCAAAAGTTGTCATCGGTCAGAGGCAATCATATCATCTCAGGAACCTGTGCATCATGGCGTGGCAAGAGCCTTCGGGTGCAGAAGATCAGGCCTTCTATCCTGGGCTGCAACATCCTTCGAGTTGAATACTCCTTACTG ATCTATGTTAGTGTCCCTGGCTCCAAGAAGGTCATCCTTGATCTGCCCCTGGTAATTGGTAGCAGGTCAGGTCTGAGCAGCCGGACATCCAGCATGGCCAGTCGAACAAGCTCTGAAATGAGTTGGATAGATCTCAACATCCCCGATACCCCAGAAG cTCCTCCTTGCTATATGGATATCATTCCTGAAGATCACCGATTGGAGAGCCCCACCACTCCTCTGCTAGATGACGCTGATGGTTCCCAAGACAGCCCTATTTTTATGTATGCTCCCGAGTTCAAGTTTATGCCACCACCTACTTACACTGAG gtggATCCCTGCATCCTCAACAACAATGTGCAGTGA